One region of Salinirubrum litoreum genomic DNA includes:
- a CDS encoding CPBP family intramembrane glutamic endopeptidase — MDAASDDSPGLRRFVWNADERRPRAPIRLLLGILVLVVFGFAAFLVVGLLVGLSGSMLGTTVGSELAGGIGGTLVTTAIPVAGLYLVARLVDRRWFGDFGFHLDRDWWLDCAFGAALGVGLMAGIFGLELAVGWLTVTGFFVATSGSFASGLLLVVVLFVGVSIREELLLRGWFLTNLAEGTAGYRNISPRTAVVFATLLSSVVFGILHAANPNATAISTASISLAGVFLALGYLLTGELAIPIGLHFTWNLFQGSVFGFPVSGLGLGVSVIEVEQAGPELVTGGQFGPEAGLIGMSAMVVGSLLTVWWVRWRTGEVRLDSAVWTPALRWHDEESEEAVETSDETEPLESVESDESGAAGSVASDDTAAPTTEVADDRRPDDT, encoded by the coding sequence ATGGACGCCGCCAGCGACGACTCGCCCGGACTCCGCCGCTTCGTCTGGAACGCCGACGAACGTCGGCCCCGCGCGCCGATCAGACTCCTCCTCGGCATCCTCGTCCTCGTGGTCTTCGGCTTCGCCGCCTTTCTCGTGGTCGGCCTGCTCGTCGGTCTCTCCGGATCGATGCTCGGGACGACGGTCGGGAGCGAACTCGCGGGCGGCATCGGCGGCACTCTCGTCACGACCGCGATTCCGGTCGCCGGCCTCTACCTCGTCGCTCGCCTCGTGGACCGCCGGTGGTTCGGCGACTTCGGGTTCCACCTCGACCGCGACTGGTGGCTGGACTGTGCCTTCGGCGCGGCACTCGGTGTGGGCCTGATGGCTGGCATCTTCGGACTCGAACTCGCGGTCGGGTGGCTCACGGTGACGGGCTTCTTCGTCGCCACCAGTGGCTCCTTCGCCTCCGGACTGCTGCTCGTCGTCGTCCTGTTCGTCGGGGTCTCCATCCGGGAGGAACTCCTCCTGCGGGGCTGGTTCCTGACGAATCTCGCGGAGGGGACGGCCGGCTACCGGAACATCTCGCCTCGGACTGCGGTCGTCTTCGCAACTCTGCTCTCCTCTGTCGTCTTCGGGATTCTGCACGCCGCGAACCCGAACGCGACCGCGATCAGCACCGCGAGCATCTCGCTGGCCGGCGTCTTCCTCGCGCTGGGCTACCTGCTGACCGGCGAGTTGGCGATTCCGATCGGCCTGCACTTCACGTGGAACCTGTTCCAGGGGAGCGTCTTCGGCTTCCCGGTGAGTGGGTTGGGACTCGGCGTGTCGGTGATCGAAGTCGAGCAGGCCGGGCCGGAACTGGTGACCGGCGGGCAGTTCGGCCCGGAGGCGGGCCTGATCGGGATGTCGGCGATGGTCGTCGGCAGTCTCCTGACCGTGTGGTGGGTGCGCTGGCGGACCGGCGAGGTACGACTGGATTCGGCGGTGTGGACGCCGGCGTTGCGGTGGCACGACGAGGAGAGTGAGGAGGCGGTGGAGACGAGCGACGAGACGGAACCACTGGAGTCGGTGGAGTCCGACGAGTCGGGGGCAGCGGGATCGGTGGCGAGCGACGACACGGCGGCACCGACAACCGAGGTCGCCGACGATCGCCGGCCGGACGACACCTGA
- a CDS encoding DUF7473 family protein, whose protein sequence is MVVSPVVLQSATPTQIAGTVAGLALFLSLTAHLAARNVLGDVPIRRAFVVGPVPAVIAVVFVAFELPVFVTIPVALAADGTVLKFVYGRDLRLTAFVLLIHVVVSILLAVVLFGTALLILSAPG, encoded by the coding sequence ATGGTCGTGTCACCTGTCGTCCTCCAGTCTGCGACGCCGACACAGATCGCCGGCACGGTCGCCGGACTCGCGCTGTTCCTCTCTCTCACGGCGCATCTGGCGGCGAGAAACGTCCTCGGCGACGTGCCGATCCGCCGAGCGTTCGTCGTCGGGCCGGTCCCGGCGGTCATCGCGGTCGTCTTCGTCGCCTTCGAGCTACCGGTGTTCGTCACCATCCCGGTCGCACTGGCGGCCGACGGGACCGTCCTGAAGTTCGTCTACGGTCGTGATCTCCGGCTGACGGCGTTCGTGCTCCTGATCCACGTCGTCGTCTCGATCCTGCTCGCGGTGGTGCTGTTCGGCACCGCCCTGCTGATCCTGAGCGCGCCGGGGTGA
- a CDS encoding TATA-box-binding protein, with product MTDPKETINIENVVASTGIGQELDLQSVAMDLEGADYDPEQFPGLVYRTQNPKSAALIFRSGKIVCTGAKSTDDVHESLRIVFDKLRELKINVDDDPEIVVQNIVTSADLGRNLNLNAIAIGLGLENIEYEPEQFPGLVYRLDEPEVVALLFGSGKLVITGGKKPVDAEHAVDKIVSRLEELGLLD from the coding sequence ATGACAGACCCCAAGGAGACCATCAACATCGAAAACGTCGTCGCCTCCACGGGAATCGGTCAGGAACTCGACCTCCAGAGCGTGGCCATGGACCTGGAAGGGGCCGACTACGACCCGGAGCAGTTCCCCGGACTCGTCTACCGGACCCAGAACCCGAAGTCGGCTGCACTCATCTTCCGGTCGGGGAAGATCGTCTGTACCGGCGCGAAGTCGACCGACGACGTCCACGAGAGCCTGCGCATCGTCTTCGACAAACTCCGCGAACTGAAGATCAACGTCGACGACGATCCGGAGATCGTCGTCCAGAACATCGTCACCTCCGCCGACCTCGGGCGAAACCTCAACCTCAACGCCATCGCCATCGGCCTCGGTCTGGAGAACATCGAGTACGAACCGGAGCAGTTCCCCGGTCTCGTCTACCGACTCGACGAACCGGAGGTCGTCGCGCTGCTGTTCGGCTCCGGTAAACTCGTCATCACCGGCGGGAAGAAGCCGGTCGACGCCGAACACGCCGTGGACAAGATCGTCTCACGACTCGAAGAACTCGGCCTGCTGGACTGA
- a CDS encoding THUMP domain-containing protein: MYFLELGGEDDAFAACEARNAAVGVERVAPGVATAGSIQPARVAGLAYTHRVSRLLARTDASVESARAALRAVDLGVDRERTVADAESTIAVRARDVHGATGVSTREAERELGAVLVDRGFAVDLDDPDHELRAVFSGDTCLLGWLAVESVRDYGDRKPTDRPFFQPGGMAPLDARALANIAGAGPETRVLDPMCGTGGVLIEAGLLGADVVGSDAQWKMARGTQTNLDAYLGGGDGRPDNDRAVGTYDVTRADATALPFRDDSFDAAVFDVPYGRQSKVARHELRDLVSGALSEARRVAPRAVVVADQPLREVAVSVGWRVEELFEKRVHGSLTRYSHVLTRESGE, translated from the coding sequence GTGTACTTCCTCGAACTCGGCGGCGAGGACGACGCCTTCGCCGCGTGTGAGGCCCGGAACGCCGCCGTCGGCGTGGAGCGGGTCGCCCCCGGCGTGGCGACCGCCGGGTCGATCCAGCCTGCCCGCGTCGCGGGGTTGGCCTACACCCACCGCGTGTCGCGGCTTCTCGCCCGGACCGACGCCTCGGTCGAGAGTGCCCGCGCGGCGCTCCGGGCGGTCGATCTCGGCGTCGACCGCGAGAGGACGGTCGCAGACGCCGAGTCCACGATCGCGGTTCGCGCACGGGACGTCCACGGCGCGACGGGTGTCAGCACCCGCGAGGCGGAGCGGGAACTCGGCGCGGTCCTCGTGGATCGCGGCTTCGCGGTCGACCTGGACGATCCGGACCACGAACTCCGGGCGGTGTTCTCGGGTGACACCTGTCTCCTGGGCTGGCTCGCAGTCGAGAGCGTCCGGGACTACGGCGACCGGAAGCCGACCGACAGGCCGTTTTTCCAGCCCGGCGGGATGGCCCCACTCGACGCGCGGGCGCTGGCGAACATCGCCGGCGCAGGTCCCGAGACGCGCGTCCTCGATCCGATGTGCGGCACCGGCGGCGTGCTGATCGAGGCGGGCCTGCTGGGTGCGGACGTGGTCGGATCGGACGCCCAGTGGAAGATGGCCCGTGGGACGCAGACGAATCTCGACGCGTACCTCGGTGGAGGTGACGGGCGTCCGGACAACGACCGCGCGGTCGGCACCTACGACGTGACACGCGCGGATGCGACCGCCCTCCCCTTTCGTGACGACAGCTTCGACGCGGCAGTGTTCGACGTGCCCTACGGTCGTCAGTCGAAGGTCGCACGCCACGAGTTGCGCGATCTAGTGTCGGGCGCGCTCTCGGAGGCCCGGCGCGTCGCACCTCGGGCGGTCGTGGTCGCGGACCAGCCACTGCGGGAGGTGGCGGTGTCGGTTGGGTGGCGGGTCGAGGAACTGTTCGAGAAGCGAGTTCACGGCTCGCTGACGCGCTACAGTCACGTGTTGACGCGGGAGTCGGGTGAGTGA
- a CDS encoding ubiquitin-like small modifier protein 1: protein MQLELRFFATFREAVGAKTVEREFPDGSTVGDVLAELEARHEGLVGELLVDGDLKPQINVLKNGREVLHMEGIETELDDGDRLSVFPPVAGG from the coding sequence ATGCAACTCGAACTGCGCTTCTTCGCCACCTTCCGGGAGGCGGTCGGCGCGAAGACCGTCGAACGGGAGTTCCCCGACGGGAGTACGGTCGGTGACGTACTCGCCGAACTCGAAGCGCGCCACGAGGGTCTCGTCGGCGAACTCCTCGTCGACGGCGACCTCAAGCCGCAGATCAACGTCCTGAAGAACGGCCGTGAGGTCCTGCACATGGAGGGAATCGAGACCGAACTCGACGACGGCGACCGGCTGAGTGTCTTCCCGCCGGTCGCGGGTGGCTGA
- a CDS encoding AzlC family ABC transporter permease: protein MDRAAFVDGVKTSLPLLPGILPFALVAGVTAVDVGLSLPQAVGLSVVVFAGASQLAAMELLGDNSPLLIVVGTAVVINLRLVMYSASIAPHFREFSARTKALASYVLTDQAFALSVAKYAKSPTVDKLAYYLGIALTLWVVWQIGTVAGVLLGTGVPASWGLSFAVPLVFLAILVPAVTDRATVVSAAVGGGVALAGATLPYNLGLIVGAVAGVAAGVLAESALDVDPSEVDSGH, encoded by the coding sequence ATGGACCGTGCCGCGTTCGTCGACGGCGTGAAGACGTCTCTGCCGCTCCTCCCCGGAATCCTCCCGTTCGCGCTGGTCGCGGGGGTGACGGCCGTGGACGTGGGACTGTCGCTCCCGCAGGCCGTCGGCCTCTCCGTCGTCGTCTTCGCCGGTGCGTCGCAACTGGCGGCGATGGAACTGCTCGGCGACAACAGCCCCCTCCTGATCGTCGTCGGCACCGCCGTCGTCATCAACCTCCGACTGGTGATGTACTCGGCGAGCATCGCGCCGCACTTCCGGGAGTTCTCGGCCCGGACGAAGGCGCTGGCGTCGTACGTCCTCACCGATCAGGCGTTCGCGCTCTCGGTGGCGAAGTACGCCAAGTCGCCGACCGTGGACAAACTGGCCTACTACCTCGGCATCGCCCTCACGCTGTGGGTCGTCTGGCAGATCGGCACCGTCGCGGGCGTCCTCCTCGGCACCGGCGTTCCGGCGTCGTGGGGGCTGTCCTTCGCGGTGCCGCTGGTCTTCCTCGCGATCCTCGTCCCGGCGGTGACGGACCGCGCGACCGTCGTCTCGGCGGCTGTCGGCGGCGGGGTCGCGCTGGCCGGTGCGACCCTCCCGTACAACCTCGGGCTGATCGTCGGTGCGGTCGCGGGCGTCGCGGCGGGCGTGCTCGCGGAGTCGGCACTGGACGTCGACCCCTCGGAGGTGGACAGTGGTCACTGA
- a CDS encoding AzlD domain-containing protein — protein MVTEYGPTAIWLAVVAIGVVTFAFRASFVALFGYIDTVPPTLERALRYVPPAVLAALVAPDLLVVEPTLDGTLADGRLIAGLVAAGVAWRTEDLLWTIVAGMVALWLVRFLPGLV, from the coding sequence GTGGTCACTGAGTACGGGCCGACCGCGATCTGGCTCGCGGTCGTCGCCATCGGCGTCGTGACGTTCGCCTTTCGCGCGTCGTTCGTCGCGCTGTTCGGCTACATCGACACCGTGCCGCCGACGCTGGAACGGGCGCTCCGGTACGTCCCACCGGCGGTGCTGGCCGCGCTGGTCGCGCCGGACCTGCTGGTCGTGGAGCCGACGCTGGACGGCACGCTCGCCGACGGCCGACTGATCGCGGGGCTGGTCGCCGCCGGCGTCGCGTGGCGGACCGAGGACCTGCTGTGGACCATCGTCGCCGGGATGGTGGCGCTGTGGCTGGTGCGGTTCCTCCCCGGACTCGTCTGA
- a CDS encoding low molecular weight phosphatase family protein has translation MSTEQLTFGFVCVQNAGRSQMSTAFAEQERDRRGLTDRVAIVTGGTMPADHVHPEVVDVMAEHDIDLSDRTPREVSDAELNACDVVATMGCSTLELDADVTVRDWALDDPDGQPPERVREIRDEIERRVVALFDEFVGEH, from the coding sequence ATGTCCACCGAGCAACTCACGTTCGGCTTCGTCTGCGTCCAGAACGCCGGTCGGAGCCAGATGTCAACCGCGTTCGCAGAACAGGAGCGCGACCGCCGAGGCCTGACGGACCGTGTCGCAATCGTCACCGGCGGGACGATGCCCGCCGACCACGTCCACCCCGAGGTCGTCGACGTGATGGCCGAACACGATATCGACCTCTCCGACCGCACGCCACGCGAGGTCTCGGACGCGGAACTGAACGCCTGCGACGTGGTGGCGACGATGGGTTGTTCGACGCTGGAACTCGACGCCGACGTGACGGTCCGCGACTGGGCACTCGACGATCCGGACGGCCAGCCCCCGGAGCGCGTCCGTGAGATCAGAGACGAGATCGAACGGCGCGTGGTCGCGCTGTTCGACGAGTTCGTCGGCGAGCACTGA
- a CDS encoding amidohydrolase, with protein sequence MTTLLIAGGRVLRPDLTVERADVLVDREAGEILAVEPNLAADRDTEETLSAEGGLVVPGLVNAHGHGAMTLLRGYADDKPLDAWLQEDIWPVEGVLTPEDVRAGTDLALLELIRSGTTGFADMYFHVGEVAEAVDAAGLRGRLGHGVVTIGKDEEAAQADVDEGIEMAREYDETADGRVTTALMPHAPHTVGSEYLDQLATAADDLGVPIHFHLNETQEYVDAIDAETGQRPVDYADDHGLLREDTWVAHGVHLTAEEIGTLAETDTSVVHCPASNMKLASGMAPVQTLLDAGVGVGLGTDGAASNNDLDAFDEVRDAAMLGKLAADDAAAVPAEAVVEMATAGSADALGFDSGRIDVGANADLAVLDLDAAHLTPAHDLVSHLAYAVRGSDVRHTVCDGDVLMRDREVLTLDAEAVRRRAREAASAAVDRVE encoded by the coding sequence ATGACCACACTGCTGATCGCGGGCGGGCGGGTCCTCCGGCCCGATCTGACGGTCGAGCGTGCCGACGTGCTCGTGGACCGCGAGGCGGGCGAGATTCTGGCGGTCGAACCGAACCTCGCGGCCGACCGCGACACCGAGGAGACGCTCTCTGCCGAGGGCGGCCTCGTCGTCCCCGGCCTCGTCAACGCGCACGGCCACGGCGCGATGACACTCCTCAGGGGCTACGCCGACGACAAGCCGCTGGACGCGTGGCTCCAGGAGGACATCTGGCCGGTCGAGGGCGTCCTGACGCCCGAGGACGTGCGCGCCGGCACCGACCTCGCCCTGCTGGAGCTGATTCGTTCGGGCACCACCGGCTTCGCCGACATGTACTTCCACGTCGGCGAGGTCGCCGAGGCGGTCGACGCCGCCGGCCTCCGGGGCCGACTCGGCCACGGCGTCGTCACGATCGGGAAAGACGAGGAAGCGGCGCAGGCCGACGTGGACGAGGGCATCGAGATGGCCCGCGAGTACGACGAGACTGCCGACGGGCGCGTCACCACGGCGCTGATGCCCCACGCGCCCCACACGGTCGGGAGCGAGTATCTCGATCAGTTGGCGACCGCCGCGGACGACCTCGGCGTCCCGATCCACTTCCACCTGAACGAGACGCAGGAGTACGTCGACGCCATCGACGCGGAGACGGGCCAGCGCCCGGTGGACTACGCCGACGACCACGGTCTCCTGCGCGAGGACACGTGGGTCGCCCACGGCGTCCACCTGACGGCCGAGGAGATCGGGACGCTCGCGGAGACCGACACCAGCGTCGTCCACTGTCCGGCCTCGAACATGAAACTCGCCAGCGGGATGGCTCCTGTCCAAACGCTGCTGGACGCGGGTGTCGGCGTCGGACTCGGCACCGACGGCGCGGCCTCGAACAACGACCTGGACGCCTTCGACGAGGTGCGCGACGCGGCGATGCTCGGGAAACTCGCTGCCGACGACGCGGCCGCGGTCCCGGCCGAAGCGGTCGTCGAGATGGCGACCGCCGGGAGCGCCGACGCCCTCGGCTTCGACTCCGGTCGGATCGACGTCGGCGCGAACGCCGACCTCGCGGTGCTCGATCTGGACGCCGCGCACCTCACGCCCGCCCACGACCTCGTCAGTCACCTCGCGTACGCCGTCCGGGGGAGCGACGTGCGCCACACGGTCTGTGACGGCGACGTGCTCATGCGCGACCGCGAAGTGCTGACGCTGGACGCCGAGGCGGTCCGCCGCCGGGCACGCGAGGCGGCGAGTGCCGCCGTCGACCGCGTCGAGTGA
- a CDS encoding adenosylhomocysteinase produces the protein MSTTAFPPITEHLDDPDAARAEGRRKMDWAMQHMPILTALREQFRESKPFDGYTIGMAMHVEAKTANLVETLADGGAEVAITGCNPLSTHDDVSAALDAHENITSYALRGVDDEAYYEAIEAVIEHEPTITVDDGMDMVAAIHENHPDLIDTIVGGCEETTTGVHRLRAMDADGELDYPVFAVNDTPMKTLFDNVHGTGESALASIAMTTNLSWAGKTVVVAGYGYCGKGVAKKAAGQNANVVVTEVEPRRALEAHMEGYDVQPMAEAAEDADVIITTTGNRDVVTREHFEVLPDGVLLANAGHFDVEVDLDALGEMAVEQYEARDGVDAYEMADGRRLNVLAEGRLVNLAAPIALGHPVEVMDQSFGVQAVCVRELVENGDAYDAGVHEVPDELDREVAEIKLESEGIEIDSLTDTQREYMDSWDHGT, from the coding sequence ATGAGCACGACGGCGTTCCCGCCGATCACCGAGCACCTCGACGACCCGGACGCGGCACGGGCCGAGGGGCGACGGAAGATGGACTGGGCGATGCAACACATGCCGATTCTGACGGCACTCCGAGAGCAGTTCCGGGAGTCGAAGCCCTTCGACGGCTACACTATCGGGATGGCGATGCACGTCGAGGCGAAGACCGCGAACCTCGTGGAGACGCTGGCCGACGGCGGCGCGGAGGTCGCCATCACCGGCTGTAACCCGCTGTCGACGCACGACGACGTGTCCGCCGCGCTGGACGCCCACGAGAACATCACCTCCTACGCGCTTCGCGGTGTGGACGACGAGGCGTACTACGAGGCCATCGAGGCGGTCATCGAACACGAGCCGACGATCACGGTCGACGACGGGATGGACATGGTCGCCGCCATCCACGAGAACCATCCCGACCTGATCGACACCATCGTCGGCGGGTGTGAGGAGACGACGACCGGCGTCCACCGCCTGCGGGCGATGGACGCCGACGGGGAACTCGACTATCCGGTGTTCGCGGTCAACGACACGCCGATGAAGACGCTGTTCGACAACGTCCACGGCACCGGCGAGTCCGCACTGGCGAGCATCGCCATGACCACGAACCTCTCGTGGGCCGGCAAGACGGTCGTCGTCGCCGGCTACGGCTACTGCGGGAAGGGTGTCGCCAAGAAAGCGGCGGGGCAGAACGCGAACGTCGTCGTCACCGAGGTCGAACCCCGGCGCGCACTGGAAGCGCACATGGAAGGCTACGACGTGCAACCGATGGCCGAGGCCGCAGAAGACGCGGACGTGATCATCACGACGACCGGGAACCGCGACGTGGTGACCCGCGAGCACTTCGAGGTCCTGCCCGACGGTGTCCTGCTGGCGAACGCCGGCCACTTCGACGTGGAGGTCGACCTCGACGCACTCGGCGAGATGGCGGTCGAGCAGTACGAGGCCCGCGACGGCGTGGACGCCTACGAGATGGCCGACGGTCGCCGACTGAACGTACTCGCGGAGGGTCGCCTCGTCAACCTCGCGGCCCCCATCGCCCTCGGCCACCCGGTCGAGGTGATGGACCAGAGCTTCGGCGTGCAGGCTGTCTGTGTCCGCGAGTTGGTGGAGAACGGCGACGCCTACGACGCCGGTGTCCACGAGGTACCGGACGAACTGGACCGGGAGGTCGCGGAGATCAAGTTGGAGTCGGAGGGCATCGAGATCGACTCGCTGACCGACACCCAGCGCGAGTACATGGACTCCTGGGACCACGGGACGTAG
- the hjc gene encoding Holliday junction resolvase Hjc, producing MTANQKGDRRERELVNRLDEAGFAVMRAPASGSATTRELPDVLAGDGGVFYAIEAKSSSGDPIYLTWEEVDALRFFADSFGAEALIAARFDREDWAFFAPHELHQTPKGNFRVKKEKAVEEGRRIADLLPDDEDERRNDPSEVANAVRQGVLSYADAGEMFDSTDDLRALLAALDAED from the coding sequence ATGACCGCCAACCAGAAGGGCGACCGCCGGGAGCGGGAACTGGTCAACCGACTGGACGAGGCCGGCTTCGCGGTGATGCGCGCGCCGGCCTCGGGCAGTGCGACGACGCGGGAACTCCCGGACGTGCTGGCCGGCGACGGCGGCGTCTTCTACGCTATCGAAGCCAAATCCTCCAGCGGCGACCCCATCTACCTGACGTGGGAGGAGGTCGACGCCCTGCGCTTCTTCGCGGACAGTTTCGGTGCCGAAGCCCTCATCGCCGCCCGGTTCGACCGCGAGGACTGGGCCTTCTTCGCGCCGCACGAACTCCACCAGACGCCGAAGGGGAACTTCCGCGTCAAGAAGGAGAAGGCGGTCGAGGAAGGCCGCCGCATCGCCGATCTCCTGCCGGACGACGAAGACGAGCGCAGAAACGACCCGAGCGAGGTGGCGAACGCGGTTCGCCAGGGCGTGCTGTCGTACGCCGACGCCGGGGAGATGTTCGACTCCACCGACGACCTGCGGGCACTGCTCGCGGCACTCGACGCCGAGGACTGA
- a CDS encoding alpha-hydroxy-acid oxidizing protein, whose product MTDDGDGIGEQTAPVDDPSDPYGEFRQTEVFLNGRAGVDPDYPIAVADLREQARETLDADAEAYLFGGAGREDTMRENRDAFVDYRLVPRMLRDVSDRDLSVSVLDSDLPVPFLLAPIGMQSLFHEDAELATARACADLDVPLVLSSVASETPEDVAEELGDTTGWFQLYWNADPAVTESFLARAEDAGYEALVVTADTPFTGWRERELQQASLPFFDGHGLATYLSDPAFREALDSPPEENEAAAVQHLLDGFSDASRTWSDLADLLDGTDLPALVKGVLRPDDARRAVEAGAEGVIVSNHGGRQVDGEIAALDALPGIADEIGDEATVLFDSGIRGGADALRAIALGADAVLLGRPYVYGLAAGGADGVRSAVENFRADLDLTLGLLGYAAVTELDRDAVVEQ is encoded by the coding sequence ATGACAGACGACGGAGACGGGATCGGCGAGCAGACGGCTCCTGTCGACGATCCGAGCGACCCCTACGGCGAGTTCCGGCAGACCGAGGTGTTTCTGAACGGGCGGGCCGGCGTCGACCCCGACTACCCCATCGCGGTCGCCGATCTGCGCGAGCAGGCCCGCGAGACGCTCGATGCCGACGCCGAGGCGTACCTGTTCGGCGGCGCGGGTCGGGAAGACACGATGCGAGAGAACCGCGACGCCTTCGTCGACTACCGACTCGTACCCCGAATGTTGCGGGACGTGTCCGACCGCGACCTCTCCGTCTCCGTGCTGGACTCCGACCTCCCGGTCCCGTTTCTCCTCGCGCCCATCGGGATGCAGTCGCTGTTCCACGAGGATGCGGAACTGGCGACCGCGCGGGCCTGCGCCGACCTCGACGTCCCCCTCGTCCTCTCCTCGGTCGCCAGCGAGACGCCCGAGGACGTGGCCGAGGAGTTGGGTGACACGACAGGCTGGTTCCAACTCTACTGGAACGCCGACCCCGCAGTCACCGAGAGCTTTCTCGCCCGTGCCGAGGACGCCGGCTACGAGGCGCTCGTCGTCACCGCGGACACGCCCTTCACCGGGTGGCGCGAGCGCGAACTCCAGCAGGCCAGCCTCCCCTTCTTCGACGGCCACGGCCTGGCGACGTATCTCTCCGACCCCGCCTTCCGCGAGGCGCTCGACAGCCCACCCGAGGAGAATGAGGCCGCCGCGGTCCAGCACCTCCTCGACGGCTTTTCGGACGCCTCGCGCACGTGGAGCGATCTCGCGGACCTGCTCGATGGGACCGACCTCCCCGCGCTGGTGAAGGGCGTCCTCCGACCCGACGACGCTCGGCGCGCGGTCGAAGCCGGCGCGGAGGGGGTGATCGTCTCGAACCACGGCGGCCGGCAGGTCGACGGCGAGATCGCCGCGCTGGACGCGCTTCCCGGCATCGCCGACGAGATCGGTGACGAGGCGACCGTGCTGTTCGACAGCGGCATCAGAGGTGGCGCGGACGCGCTCCGGGCTATCGCGCTCGGTGCGGACGCGGTGCTGCTCGGTCGACCGTACGTCTACGGACTCGCGGCCGGCGGCGCGGACGGGGTGCGGTCGGCGGTGGAGAACTTCCGGGCCGATCTCGATCTGACGCTCGGTTTGCTGGGCTACGCCGCCGTGACCGAACTGGATCGGGACGCGGTGGTGGAGCAGTGA
- the trxA gene encoding thioredoxin, with protein MTVKLLDFYADWCGPCKTQDPILDELEAEYGERVSFEKVDVDEAQDVANQYSVRSLPTLIVENDDGIVDRFVGVTQREDIEAALQEAGA; from the coding sequence ATGACGGTGAAACTCTTAGACTTCTACGCGGACTGGTGTGGGCCGTGTAAGACGCAGGACCCGATTCTGGACGAGTTAGAGGCCGAATACGGGGAGCGCGTCAGCTTCGAGAAGGTGGACGTAGACGAGGCACAGGACGTGGCGAACCAGTACTCCGTGCGCTCGCTCCCGACGCTGATCGTGGAGAACGACGACGGCATCGTCGACCGGTTCGTCGGCGTCACCCAGCGTGAGGACATCGAGGCGGCGCTCCAGGAAGCCGGCGCGTAG
- a CDS encoding SDR family NAD(P)-dependent oxidoreductase: MDDPELYDDLAGQVALVTGANRGIGRQIAENLHDLGATVYAGTRSVTHDVPDDWQHVLLDVTQEGDVESAVDGIFDEVGRLDILVNNAGIGEFGDDIVAEPTDRIDRTLATNLRGPMLLCKHAVPLLIQREGGRVVNLSSGMGAIGEAQSGGSPAYRISKTGINGLTAYLHGEYAEQGLLANSVCPGWVRTDMGGDEADRSVEEGAETPTWLARFQPGSPGGKFWRRKSVIDW, encoded by the coding sequence ATGGACGACCCGGAGCTGTACGACGACCTCGCAGGGCAGGTCGCGCTCGTGACGGGCGCGAATCGCGGTATCGGCCGACAGATCGCGGAGAACCTCCACGACCTCGGCGCGACGGTGTACGCCGGAACCCGGAGCGTCACCCACGACGTGCCGGACGACTGGCAGCACGTCCTGCTGGACGTGACACAGGAGGGCGACGTGGAGTCGGCGGTCGACGGCATCTTCGACGAGGTCGGTCGGCTCGACATCCTCGTCAACAACGCCGGTATCGGCGAGTTTGGCGACGACATCGTCGCAGAGCCCACGGACCGGATCGACCGGACGCTGGCGACGAACCTGCGCGGCCCGATGCTTCTCTGTAAACACGCGGTGCCCCTGCTGATCCAGCGTGAGGGTGGTCGCGTCGTCAACCTCTCCTCGGGGATGGGCGCGATCGGCGAGGCGCAGAGCGGCGGGTCGCCCGCGTATCGAATCTCGAAGACGGGCATCAACGGCCTGACGGCGTACCTCCACGGGGAGTACGCCGAGCAAGGCCTGCTCGCCAACTCGGTCTGTCCGGGCTGGGTCCGGACCGACATGGGCGGCGACGAGGCGGATCGGTCGGTCGAGGAGGGGGCGGAGACGCCGACGTGGCTCGCACGCTTCCAGCCGGGAAGCCCCGGCGGGAAGTTCTGGCGGCGGAAGTCCGTGATCGACTGGTAG